A portion of the Blattabacterium clevelandi genome contains these proteins:
- the ccsA gene encoding cytochrome c biogenesis protein CcsA — MRTLKNFLFSTKITSVLFLFLALSMAIATFLEKKYSTDIAKIYIYESTWFETMIILIVINLIGNIWKYKLWNKKKFPLLIFHISFVFIFIGGMISRYYSFEGMMSLREGETNGKISSRKNYIKLKIHRGINTMVYNDPYILSSFHNGYKGNFFFEGNLLKINIIKYIPCAKVFISKRNTEEKIIKIVSNNKQGRMENFLKNGKIIKINGFLFSFNKDIPFGIQIFEKNDKLYIKSSFFGKRMNMINKKITFLSKNTTTSLKIRSFYQIENKKNIIQWVIPEGIVKGKLEYINSCNDDKKKDNLLDAITAKISFQNQYKLVTFLGGKNRMEMSDPIFFNNHQISIGYGSILLNIPFFLRLNKFKVENYPGSEFPSFFISHITLIDKEKKKNYLIYMNHVLNYKGYRFFQSGYDPDKKGTHFSVNNDYLGTNFSYFGYFLMSIGMFLTLFWKGTRFSFLKRKLKNLSKISIFFIFFSLINSNFIFAHIHKLKKFKKISLKEISYNIHISKKHGDNFGHLLVQDNKGRIKPIHTMALDLLRKIHKKSNLGILDANQWFISIHHNNIFWTKIPFIKVDKRGGPEFLIQTKANKDDYVSMIDLYTVDSKTSKLKFNLQKNYENAFSKSPIQRTEYDKAVIALSERVGILHGIFQGKYLRIFPIPNDINHTWSSWIIPDTNSLNPIGLLMLNNYFKSLFYAQKKQNWNISDNEIKKIQLYQFKNSKSILPSKRKIDLEIFYNQLNIFYFLPFFYSVIGIIILMITFIKIFFERKYIFWIYKILISFLFVLFIFESLGLILRWYISGHAPWSNGYESSIFISWCLVGIGLIFYKDQFVSGMTALISSILLIIAAHSDTMDPEITNLVPVLKSHWLIIHVAIITSSYGFFFTGSFLGFLVLLLYILLKYNSHKKYKKKIQIHINKLTIINEMSLTIGLFLLTIGTFLGSIWANSSWGRYWSWDPKETWAFISIMIYAFVLHIRLIPGIKGLFFFNFSSILSISSIIMTYFGVNYYLSGLHSYARGEPISIPYWIYYSLLILGFISLLSYYSYYSDKFNEKITEKNR; from the coding sequence ATGCGAACGTTAAAAAATTTTCTTTTTTCCACAAAAATTACTTCTGTTTTATTTTTATTTTTAGCCCTTTCTATGGCAATAGCAACTTTCTTAGAAAAGAAATATTCTACAGATATAGCAAAGATATATATTTATGAATCTACTTGGTTTGAAACCATGATTATTCTCATTGTAATAAATTTAATAGGAAATATATGGAAATATAAACTTTGGAATAAAAAAAAATTTCCTTTATTAATTTTTCATATATCATTTGTATTTATTTTTATTGGAGGGATGATTTCTAGATACTATAGTTTTGAAGGAATGATGTCTTTAAGAGAAGGAGAAACTAATGGAAAAATTAGTTCTAGAAAAAATTATATAAAATTGAAAATACATAGAGGGATCAATACAATGGTTTATAATGATCCTTATATTTTATCTTCTTTTCATAATGGATATAAAGGAAATTTTTTTTTTGAAGGTAATTTATTGAAAATAAATATTATAAAATATATTCCATGTGCAAAAGTTTTTATTTCGAAAAGAAATACGGAAGAAAAAATTATAAAAATAGTTTCAAATAATAAACAAGGAAGAATGGAAAATTTCCTTAAAAACGGAAAAATAATAAAAATAAATGGATTTTTATTTTCTTTTAATAAGGATATTCCTTTTGGAATTCAAATTTTTGAAAAAAATGATAAACTTTATATAAAATCTTCTTTTTTCGGAAAAAGGATGAATATGATCAATAAAAAAATTACATTTTTATCCAAAAATACTACTACATCTCTAAAAATAAGAAGTTTTTATCAAATAGAAAATAAAAAAAACATAATTCAATGGGTAATTCCTGAAGGAATTGTAAAAGGAAAATTAGAATATATTAATTCTTGTAATGATGATAAAAAAAAGGATAATTTATTAGACGCTATTACGGCTAAAATATCGTTTCAAAATCAATATAAATTAGTCACTTTTTTAGGAGGAAAAAATAGAATGGAAATGAGTGACCCTATATTTTTTAATAATCACCAAATTTCTATTGGATATGGATCGATACTTTTGAATATTCCTTTTTTTTTAAGGTTAAATAAGTTTAAGGTCGAAAATTATCCAGGTTCTGAATTTCCATCTTTTTTTATTAGTCATATAACTTTAATAGATAAAGAAAAAAAGAAAAATTATTTGATTTATATGAACCATGTCCTGAATTATAAAGGATATAGATTTTTCCAATCTGGATATGATCCAGATAAAAAAGGGACTCATTTTTCTGTAAATAACGATTATTTAGGTACTAATTTTTCTTATTTTGGGTATTTTTTGATGAGTATAGGAATGTTTCTTACTTTATTTTGGAAAGGAACTAGATTTAGTTTCCTTAAAAGAAAATTAAAAAATTTATCTAAAATTTCTATATTTTTTATTTTTTTTTCATTAATTAACAGCAATTTTATTTTTGCTCATATTCATAAATTAAAAAAATTCAAAAAAATTTCTTTAAAAGAAATTTCCTATAATATTCATATTTCTAAAAAACATGGAGATAATTTTGGCCATTTATTAGTACAAGATAATAAAGGAAGAATAAAACCTATACATACTATGGCATTAGACCTTCTTCGGAAGATACATAAAAAAAGTAATTTAGGAATTTTAGATGCTAATCAATGGTTTATATCTATACATCATAATAATATTTTTTGGACAAAAATTCCTTTTATTAAAGTTGATAAAAGAGGAGGACCTGAATTTTTAATTCAAACAAAAGCTAATAAAGATGATTATGTATCTATGATAGATCTTTATACTGTAGATTCAAAAACATCAAAATTAAAATTTAATCTACAAAAAAATTATGAAAATGCTTTTTCTAAAAGTCCTATTCAAAGAACCGAATATGATAAAGCAGTTATTGCCCTTAGTGAACGTGTAGGAATTCTTCATGGAATTTTTCAAGGTAAATACTTACGTATTTTTCCTATTCCCAACGATATCAATCATACATGGTCTAGTTGGATAATTCCAGATACTAATAGTTTAAATCCAATTGGATTATTGATGTTAAATAATTATTTTAAATCTTTATTTTATGCACAAAAAAAACAAAATTGGAATATTTCTGATAACGAAATAAAAAAAATACAATTGTATCAATTTAAAAATTCTAAATCTATTTTACCTTCAAAGAGAAAAATAGATTTAGAAATTTTTTATAATCAATTAAATATTTTTTACTTTTTACCTTTTTTTTATTCCGTTATTGGAATAATAATTCTTATGATTACTTTTATAAAAATTTTTTTTGAAAGAAAATACATATTTTGGATCTATAAAATTTTAATTTCATTTTTATTCGTTCTATTTATTTTTGAATCTTTAGGTTTAATTTTAAGGTGGTATATTTCTGGTCATGCTCCATGGAGTAATGGGTATGAGTCTTCTATTTTTATTAGTTGGTGTTTGGTAGGTATAGGTTTAATCTTTTATAAAGATCAATTTGTTTCAGGAATGACCGCATTAATTTCCTCAATTTTATTGATTATAGCAGCACATAGTGATACTATGGATCCAGAAATTACTAACTTGGTTCCAGTTTTAAAATCTCATTGGTTGATAATACATGTAGCTATTATCACATCAAGCTATGGCTTTTTTTTCACAGGATCCTTTTTAGGATTTTTAGTTCTTCTTTTATATATTCTTTTAAAATATAATTCTCACAAAAAATATAAGAAAAAAATTCAAATACATATCAATAAATTAACTATTATTAATGAAATGAGCCTTACTATAGGACTTTTTCTATTAACTATAGGAACTTTTTTAGGATCTATTTGGGCTAATAGTAGTTGGGGGCGTTATTGGAGTTGGGATCCAAAAGAAACTTGGGCATTCATTAGCATAATGATATATGCTTTTGTATTACATATTCGTTTAATACCAGGAATTAAAGGATTATTTTTTTTTAATTTTTCCAGTATATTATCCATAAGTTCTATTATTATGACTTATTTTGGAGTGAATTATTATCTTTCTGGATTACATTCTTATGCTAGAGGAGAGCCTATTTCTATTCCTTATTGGATTTATTATAGTTTACTAATTTTAGGATTCATTTCTCTTTTATCATATTATTCATATTATTCGGATAAATTTAATGAAAAAATTACGGAAAAAAATAGATAA
- a CDS encoding MBL fold metallo-hydrolase has protein sequence MKITFLGTGTSQGVPIIGSKHPVCLSNNRKDKRLRSSILIEKDNKSFLIDCSPDFRYQMLRSHHEKLDAIFITHEHHDHIGGLDEIRPINFKMKKTIPVYGLHRVLENLKKRFYYIFSKNKNSNTSKISIYELDDYMDSFVIDYLKIIPLDIWHGKLPILGFRIENFAYITDASSIPIHTMKKLMGLNILVLNILRKKTKNPSHFTLSESLEMIQKIGPKKTYFTHISPFFGFHDKIQIQLPKNVYLAHDELNITI, from the coding sequence ATGAAAATTACTTTTTTAGGAACTGGTACCTCACAGGGAGTTCCTATTATTGGATCCAAGCATCCAGTATGTTTATCAAATAATCGAAAAGATAAAAGACTTCGAAGTTCTATTCTTATTGAAAAGGATAACAAATCCTTTTTGATAGATTGTAGCCCTGATTTTCGTTATCAAATGTTAAGAAGTCATCATGAAAAACTGGATGCTATTTTTATTACCCATGAACATCATGATCATATAGGAGGATTAGACGAAATCAGACCTATTAATTTTAAAATGAAAAAAACAATTCCAGTTTATGGATTACATCGTGTATTAGAAAATTTAAAAAAAAGATTTTACTATATTTTTTCAAAAAATAAAAATTCAAATACTTCCAAAATTTCTATCTATGAATTGGATGATTATATGGATTCTTTCGTAATAGATTATTTGAAAATAATTCCTTTAGACATATGGCATGGAAAACTTCCTATTTTAGGATTTCGTATAGAAAATTTTGCCTATATAACAGATGCAAGTAGTATCCCTATTCATACCATGAAAAAATTAATGGGGTTGAATATTTTAGTTTTAAATATATTAAGAAAAAAAACAAAAAATCCATCTCATTTTACATTATCCGAATCATTGGAAATGATCCAAAAAATTGGACCTAAAAAAACTTATTTTACACATATAAGTCCCTTTTTTGGATTTCACGATAAAATTCAGATTCAATTACCTAAAAATGTTTATTTAGCTCATGATGAATTGAATATAACTATATAA
- the recA gene encoding recombinase RecA, whose product MNEKFEQKKRSLRLVLDKMDKIYGKGTVMRMGDTHIENLEIISSGSLSLDIALGIKGFPKGRIIEIFGPESSGKTTLALHAISQSQKIGGFAGFIDAEHAFDCVYAKKIGVDIKELIISQPDNGEQALEIVDNLIRSKIIDMIVVDSVAALTPKSEIEGEMGESKIGLQARLMSQALRKLTSSIGKSKSILIFINQLREKIGVYGNPEVTTGGHALKFYSSIRLDIRKGNQIKNGENILGNRTKVKVVKNKLSPPFKTAEFDIMYGEGISKIGEILDIGVNLGIIKKNGSWFNYGDMKLGQGRDSVKEFLKEKKNIINEMQKNIINQHFK is encoded by the coding sequence ATGAACGAAAAATTTGAACAAAAAAAAAGATCTTTAAGACTTGTATTAGATAAAATGGATAAAATCTATGGTAAAGGTACAGTCATGCGGATGGGAGATACACATATAGAAAATTTAGAAATTATTTCTTCTGGATCTCTTAGTTTAGATATAGCATTAGGTATAAAAGGATTTCCTAAAGGTCGTATTATAGAAATATTTGGACCAGAATCTTCTGGAAAAACCACTTTAGCATTACATGCTATTAGTCAATCACAAAAAATAGGTGGATTTGCAGGATTTATCGATGCAGAACACGCTTTTGATTGTGTTTATGCTAAAAAAATTGGTGTAGATATCAAAGAATTAATTATTTCTCAACCAGATAATGGAGAACAAGCTCTTGAAATAGTGGATAATTTAATAAGATCAAAGATCATTGATATGATAGTAGTAGATTCAGTAGCAGCTTTAACTCCAAAAAGTGAAATTGAAGGAGAAATGGGAGAGTCTAAAATAGGACTACAAGCAAGATTGATGTCACAAGCTTTGAGAAAGCTAACTTCTAGTATAGGAAAATCGAAGAGTATACTTATATTTATTAATCAATTAAGAGAAAAAATTGGAGTTTATGGTAATCCTGAAGTAACTACAGGAGGTCATGCTTTAAAATTTTATTCTTCTATACGTTTGGATATTCGAAAAGGAAATCAAATTAAAAATGGAGAAAATATTTTAGGAAATAGAACAAAAGTAAAAGTGGTAAAAAATAAACTTTCTCCCCCTTTTAAAACCGCTGAATTTGATATTATGTATGGAGAAGGTATTTCAAAAATAGGAGAAATTCTGGATATAGGAGTTAATTTAGGGATTATTAAAAAAAATGGATCTTGGTTTAATTATGGAGATATGAAATTAGGTCAAGGAAGAGATTCCGTAAAAGAATTTTTAAAAGAAAAAAAAAATATTATAAATGAAATGCAAAAAAATATAATTAATCAGCATTTTAAATAA
- a CDS encoding lytic transglycosylase domain-containing protein, translating to MKKIRNIIFFMLILKSLIIQSVSKSLIEQKSKINYNKSIPIQKFDINHIYIDNLWKKIFGIKKKYFFGKKNYLQNKKTLIITNIDANELKSRINNLNQKSQIKILKYNTIIHASIESYLRMGKYIGKIISLSNFYFPMFEEKLEKYRIPKELKYIAIIESNLNPTITSKSGAQGIWQFMPETGKIYNLHINNIYDERNDPFKSTEAACRYFKYLYKKIGNWELVLAAYNAGPSTIDKIIRLHNKKDFWSLWNFFPKETKNYIPKFIAINYVMNYYKEHNIQQPLYSHFRIKFNDTVLVPIKEKISLKSFSSELNISYKDLMFLNPQYLVDIITPENGDKYFLRLPKGKISILKEK from the coding sequence ATGAAAAAGATAAGAAATATTATTTTTTTTATGCTCATATTAAAAAGCCTGATTATACAATCTGTATCAAAATCATTGATTGAACAGAAAAGTAAAATAAATTATAATAAAAGTATACCTATTCAAAAATTTGATATCAATCATATATATATAGATAATTTATGGAAAAAAATATTTGGAATTAAAAAAAAATATTTTTTTGGAAAAAAAAATTACTTACAAAATAAAAAAACTCTTATTATTACAAATATAGATGCAAATGAATTAAAATCTAGAATCAATAATCTAAATCAAAAATCTCAAATAAAAATACTTAAATATAATACCATTATACATGCATCTATAGAAAGCTATCTTCGTATGGGAAAATATATAGGAAAAATTATTTCCTTATCTAATTTTTATTTTCCTATGTTTGAGGAAAAATTAGAAAAATATCGTATACCAAAAGAATTAAAATATATAGCTATTATAGAATCTAATTTAAATCCTACCATTACATCTAAATCTGGAGCTCAAGGAATTTGGCAATTTATGCCTGAAACTGGAAAAATATACAATCTCCATATTAATAATATTTATGATGAAAGAAATGATCCATTTAAATCTACAGAAGCTGCTTGTCGATATTTTAAATATTTATATAAAAAAATAGGAAATTGGGAATTAGTTCTAGCTGCCTATAATGCTGGACCAAGTACCATAGATAAAATAATACGACTTCATAATAAAAAAGATTTTTGGAGTTTATGGAATTTTTTCCCGAAAGAAACCAAAAATTATATTCCAAAATTCATTGCTATTAATTATGTCATGAATTATTATAAAGAACATAATATCCAACAACCCTTATATTCTCATTTTCGTATTAAATTTAATGATACCGTATTAGTTCCAATAAAAGAAAAAATTTCTTTGAAGAGTTTTTCTTCCGAATTAAATATTTCCTATAAAGATTTAATGTTTTTAAATCCACAATATCTTGTAGATATTATTACTCCTGAAAATGGAGATAAATATTTTTTAAGATTACCAAAAGGTAAAATTTCTATTTTAAAAGAAAAATAA
- a CDS encoding Sec-independent protein translocase subunit TatA/TatB, whose product MDLFFIFFILLGTFGTTEIVVIVILALLLFGGKKIPELMRGLGTGLKEFKKASENENSTEEK is encoded by the coding sequence ATGGATTTATTTTTTATTTTTTTTATATTACTTGGAACATTCGGAACCACGGAAATTGTGGTTATTGTTATTCTTGCACTTTTACTTTTCGGTGGTAAAAAGATACCAGAATTAATGAGAGGATTAGGAACAGGGTTAAAAGAGTTCAAAAAAGCTTCTGAAAACGAAAATTCTACAGAAGAAAAATAG
- a CDS encoding sugar phosphate nucleotidyltransferase produces MKIIIPMAGEGSRLRPHTLITPKPLIQILGKPILKRLLESLFKSIEILSIKEIVFIIGKVEKKIEKQLIKISNDIGFHKIVIYYQEKPLGTADALLKAKNSLIGPIIIAFSDTLFYNDDFEIIKNTKIENIIWTKKVKNPNLFGIVESDSSGLITRFIEKPKNNVSNFAIIGLYYFKNSSLLKKELQYILDHNIKNDQEYQLTSALENMRKKGMKFTSKQVQIWMDFGNKKRTISSNSKILSIESKKFELIHEKTIIKNSFIIKPCFIGENTIIENSVIGPYVSIGKFTKIKNSNIKKSLIQDYTIIKNVNIYNSMIGNYTSYIEMPKKVNLGDHSILNF; encoded by the coding sequence ATGAAAATCATAATTCCTATGGCAGGAGAAGGATCACGTCTTCGTCCCCACACTCTAATAACCCCTAAACCTTTGATCCAAATATTAGGAAAACCAATATTGAAAAGATTACTTGAAAGCTTATTTAAATCTATTGAAATTCTTTCAATAAAAGAAATAGTTTTTATTATAGGAAAAGTAGAAAAAAAAATAGAAAAACAATTAATAAAAATATCTAATGATATAGGATTTCACAAAATTGTGATATACTATCAAGAAAAACCATTAGGAACTGCTGATGCCCTTCTTAAAGCAAAAAATTCTTTAATAGGACCCATAATTATTGCTTTTTCCGATACTTTATTTTACAATGATGATTTTGAAATCATAAAAAATACAAAAATAGAAAATATTATATGGACAAAAAAGGTTAAAAACCCCAATTTATTCGGAATTGTAGAAAGTGATTCATCAGGATTAATTACTCGTTTTATAGAAAAACCAAAAAATAACGTATCTAATTTTGCTATTATTGGTCTTTATTATTTCAAAAATAGTTCTCTATTAAAAAAAGAATTACAATATATCCTAGATCATAATATTAAAAATGATCAAGAATATCAATTAACTTCAGCATTAGAAAATATGAGAAAAAAAGGAATGAAATTTACTAGTAAACAAGTTCAGATATGGATGGACTTTGGAAATAAAAAAAGAACTATTTCCTCTAATTCAAAAATATTATCTATCGAATCCAAAAAATTCGAATTAATTCATGAAAAAACGATTATAAAAAATAGTTTTATTATAAAACCTTGTTTTATAGGAGAGAATACAATTATTGAAAATAGTGTTATTGGACCTTATGTTTCAATAGGAAAATTCACAAAAATAAAGAACAGTAACATTAAAAAATCTTTAATACAAGATTATACAATAATAAAAAATGTGAATATTTACAATTCTATGATTGGTAATTATACATCTTATATAGAAATGCCAAAAAAAGTAAATTTAGGAGATCATTCTATTTTAAATTTTTAA
- a CDS encoding lipopolysaccharide biosynthesis protein, translating to MYKKLLIQTIIYSIGFLFPKIINYAFLKFFTKYLKREEFSLYTDMYALSFLVIGFLSFGLENTYFRFLSKKNHNKDVIFSTIVIIQFFITSLFLILSVNSIKYLVSIAGYKNHPEYFFMFFIIIFFDTICILPMAWIRANEMALKYTTINVINILVQSIFIIYMFYFYTSLKMIPFIPKYYSYIFELINSFTDKIGYIFFANMIASLSNFLLIIPIFLRKVSIKKFNKILAKEMLNYGIPIMLGTMAFSINENLDKILIKRWLSDEINGAYSACYKIASFMSLYIRAFRLGIEPFFFKKSEDSDAKYYYEEIIYIFIILGLIFYVLICGNITILIDFLIDKKYHIAISIIPIVMMGNLFLGIYTNLSIFYKIIDKPIIGTYISLIGVSITILFNIAFILIPNSSFMIPAWGTITSYGSMVLVLYFWGKKNFLKFYTKKWNIILHLLFAFFLVSYIINNKNRIEIHFFLQFLYIIIVFLLEKNNFFSKLK from the coding sequence GTGTATAAAAAATTATTGATTCAAACCATCATTTATTCTATAGGATTTCTTTTCCCAAAGATTATTAATTATGCTTTTCTAAAATTTTTTACTAAATATTTAAAAAGAGAAGAGTTTTCGCTTTATACAGATATGTATGCCTTATCCTTTTTAGTTATAGGGTTTCTTTCTTTTGGATTAGAAAATACTTATTTTAGATTTTTATCAAAAAAGAATCACAATAAGGATGTGATTTTTTCAACAATCGTGATTATACAATTTTTTATCACCTCTTTATTTTTAATACTTTCTGTAAATTCAATCAAATACTTAGTTTCTATTGCTGGATATAAAAATCATCCAGAATATTTTTTCATGTTTTTTATAATTATATTTTTTGATACTATTTGTATTCTTCCTATGGCTTGGATTCGTGCTAATGAAATGGCTTTAAAATATACTACTATAAATGTTATAAATATATTGGTACAATCTATTTTTATAATATATATGTTTTATTTTTATACATCATTAAAAATGATTCCCTTTATTCCAAAATATTATTCTTACATTTTTGAATTGATTAATTCTTTTACAGATAAAATAGGATACATATTTTTTGCAAATATGATTGCTTCTTTAAGCAATTTTCTTTTAATTATTCCTATTTTTTTAAGGAAAGTAAGTATAAAAAAGTTTAATAAGATTCTAGCTAAAGAAATGTTAAATTATGGAATTCCTATTATGCTTGGAACTATGGCATTTTCTATTAATGAAAATCTTGATAAGATATTGATTAAAAGATGGCTTTCCGATGAAATAAACGGGGCTTATTCCGCTTGTTATAAAATTGCTTCTTTTATGAGTTTATATATTCGTGCATTTCGATTGGGGATCGAACCTTTTTTTTTTAAAAAATCTGAAGATTCTGATGCAAAATATTATTACGAAGAGATTATTTATATATTTATTATACTAGGTTTAATATTTTACGTATTAATCTGTGGAAATATTACCATTCTCATAGATTTTTTAATCGATAAAAAATATCATATTGCAATATCTATTATCCCAATAGTAATGATGGGAAATTTATTTTTAGGAATTTATACAAATCTATCCATTTTTTATAAAATTATAGATAAACCTATTATTGGAACTTATATATCATTAATAGGTGTATCTATTACAATTTTATTCAATATAGCATTTATATTAATTCCTAATAGTAGTTTTATGATACCTGCTTGGGGAACTATAACTTCTTATGGAAGTATGGTATTAGTTTTATATTTTTGGGGTAAAAAAAATTTTCTTAAATTTTATACAAAAAAATGGAATATTATTCTTCATTTATTATTTGCTTTTTTCTTAGTTTCATATATAATTAATAATAAAAATCGGATAGAAATTCATTTTTTTTTACAATTTTTATATATAATTATTGTTTTTTTACTCGAAAAAAATAATTTTTTTTCTAAATTAAAATAG
- a CDS encoding ATP-dependent Clp protease proteolytic subunit, translating into MNYHKKNSKEFVKFAVKNQRINSLLIDQYIKMMTPYIVEERKLNIAQMDVFSRLMMDRVIFLGTIIEDQIANIVQAQLLFLQSVDSSKDIQIYINSPGGNVHAGLGIYDTMQIIEPDVATICTGVAASMAAVLLCSGVKNKRSGLKHSRIMIHQPIGGTHGQASDIEITVREILKLKRELYEIISIHSGSSIEKIEKDSDRDYWMTSEEAKEYGMIDEVLKAKKI; encoded by the coding sequence ATGAATTATCATAAAAAAAATTCCAAAGAATTTGTGAAATTTGCTGTAAAAAATCAAAGAATAAATAGTTTATTGATAGATCAATATATTAAAATGATGACTCCATATATTGTTGAAGAACGTAAATTAAATATAGCACAAATGGATGTTTTTTCTCGTTTAATGATGGATCGTGTTATTTTTTTAGGAACTATTATAGAAGATCAAATAGCTAATATTGTTCAGGCACAACTTTTATTTCTTCAATCGGTAGATTCCTCAAAAGATATACAAATCTATATTAATTCTCCTGGAGGAAATGTTCATGCTGGATTAGGAATATATGATACAATGCAGATTATTGAACCAGATGTAGCAACTATTTGTACAGGAGTTGCTGCTTCTATGGCGGCCGTTTTACTTTGTTCTGGAGTTAAAAATAAAAGATCTGGATTAAAACATTCTAGAATTATGATTCATCAACCTATAGGAGGGACACATGGGCAAGCTTCAGATATTGAAATTACAGTTCGTGAAATTTTAAAATTAAAAAGAGAACTTTATGAAATTATCTCTATACATTCTGGATCATCAATTGAAAAAATCGAAAAAGATTCAGATAGAGATTACTGGATGACTTCTGAAGAGGCTAAAGAATATGGGATGATTGACGAAGTTCTAAAGGCAAAAAAAATATAA